A stretch of Anas acuta chromosome 3, bAnaAcu1.1, whole genome shotgun sequence DNA encodes these proteins:
- the ADAT2 gene encoding tRNA-specific adenosine deaminase 2, which produces MEDEATRLAFMQRALDVARGALEVGEVPVGCLLVYEGQVLGEGRNEVNETKNPTRHAEMVAIDQVLDWCQQNNKNHEEVFSNSVLYVTVEPCIMCAAAVRLMKIPRVVYGCQNERFGGCGSVLSISSDDMVDTGEPFECMSGYYAKEAVELLKAFYRQENPNAPKSKVRKKDRRK; this is translated from the exons ATGGAGGACGAGGCGACGCGGCTCGCCTTCATGCAGCGGGCCCTCGACGTG GCCCGAGGAGCTCTGGAGGTCGGGGAGGTGCCCGTGGGCTGCCTGCTGGTGTACGAGGGCCAGGTGCTGGGGGAGGGCAGGAACGAGGTGAACGAGACCAAGAAT CCTACTCGACATGCAGAAATGGTGGCAATTGATCAGGTCCTGGACTGGTGCcagcaaaacaataaaaatcatgaGGAAGTGTTTTCAAACTCAGTGTTGTACGTAACCGTGGAGCCCTGCATCATGTGTGCGGCTGCAGTGCGCTTGATGA AAATTCCACGGGTCGTATATGGCTGTCAAAACGAGCGATTTGGAGGCTGTGGCTCAGTTTTGAGCATCTCATCTGATGATATGGTAGACACAGGAGAACCATTTGAA TGCATGTCTGGCTATTATGCCAAAGAAGCAGTGGAACTGTTAAAAGCTTTCTACAGACAAGAAAATCCTAATG CACCAAAATCAAAAGTACGGAAAAAAGATCGTCGTAAGTAG